The DNA window CGCCCACTCGATCACGTCGCTATCCGGCCCACCGGAAAGGCAGTGCGGCGCATAATCAAAAAGATCGAGCCCGTTGGCGCGGAAGATATGTGGAATTCGTGCAGCGATGAACGCATCGCCACCGCCAGCCGCCCAGTGACGAATCACCGTCTGGAGCATATTATCGAACGCACCACCGTTCGGATAGAGGCCCAAGCCGGAATACAGATAATCCTGAATTGCCAGAACACCGCCTGGCTTGAGTGCGCCAACCAGATTGCGCACGAAGGCATCGGCATCCGGCACGAAGCCGATCACCCAACGGACGAAGATGAGATCGTATTTTTCCGTAGGAAGTGCAGCCGTCTCGGCGGTACCATGAATGCGGTGGATATTGCTCCACCCGCGCTCTGCGGCTTCGTCTCCAAGATAGTCGAGATAGTAGTCTGCCGGTTCGAGGGCGGTGACCGATCCTTCGGCACCGACTCGTTCGCGCAGATCCATCGTCACAAACCCCGGCCCCGCACCGACATCCAGACAGTGGAATCCCGTGCGCATACCGACGCGATCGAACAACGCGTCGGTCACTCCCTTCCAGACGCCATGCTGGAAGCGCAGACGTTCGAGTTCTTCTTGATTGATGCCGAGGATGTATGGTTGGGCAGGCTGGCTCATGATATGATTTTCAGAACTTTTTAATGATCGAATGGGTACTAAACCTTCAGTGAGCTGAATT is part of the Bacteroidota bacterium genome and encodes:
- a CDS encoding methyltransferase domain-containing protein — protein: MSQPAQPYILGINQEELERLRFQHGVWKGVTDALFDRVGMRTGFHCLDVGAGPGFVTMDLRERVGAEGSVTALEPADYYLDYLGDEAAERGWSNIHRIHGTAETAALPTEKYDLIFVRWVIGFVPDADAFVRNLVGALKPGGVLAIQDYLYSGLGLYPNGGAFDNMLQTVIRHWAAGGGDAFIAARIPHIFRANGLDLFDYAPHCLSGGPDSDVIEWAHRFFTKHMDLMVASGATTKEMGDAMLADWFAHRKNPDTIFCSPILVDMAGHKR